A single window of Sebastes umbrosus isolate fSebUmb1 chromosome 16, fSebUmb1.pri, whole genome shotgun sequence DNA harbors:
- the LOC119504150 gene encoding GTP-binding protein Di-Ras1-like — MPEQSNDYRVVVFGAGGVGKSSLVLRFVKGTFRDTYIPTVEDTYRQVISCDKSVCTLQITDTTGSHQFPAMQRLSISKGHAFILVYSITSKQSLEELKPIYQQVLAIKGNVEAIPIMLVGNKSDETQREVETKDGEAQANQWKCAFMETSAKTNHNVTELFQELLNLDKKRNMSLNIDGKRSGKQSRAERLKGKCSVM, encoded by the exons ATGCCGGAGCAGAGCAACGACTATCGCGTGGTGGTGTTCGGGGCGGGGGGAGTGGGGAAGAGCTCCCTGGTCCTTCGCTTCGTGAAGGGCACCTTCAGGGACACCTACATCCCCACAGTGGAGGACACCTACCGCCAGGTGATCAGCTGCGATAAGAGCGTGTGCACCCTCCAGATCACCGACACCACGGGGAGCCACCAGTTCCCGGCCATGCAGCGCCTGTCCATCTCTAAAGGCCACGCCTTCATCCTGGTCTACTCCATCACGAGCAAACAGTCCCTGGAGGAGCTCAAACCCATTTACCAACAG GTTTTGGCCATAAAGGGCAACGTTGAGGCAATCCCCATCATGCTTGTGGGCAACAAGAGCGATGAGACCCAGCGGGAGGTGGAGACGAAGGACGGGGAAGCCCAGGCCAACCAGTGGAAGTGCGCCTTCATGGAGACGTCGGCCAAGACCAACCATAACGTAACCGAGCTCTTCCAGGAGCTCCTCAACCTGGACAAGAAGAGGAACATGAGCCTCAACATCGACGGCAAGCGCTCGGGGAAGCAGTCCCGCGCCGAGAGACTGAAGGGCAAATGCAGCGTGATGTAA